From a region of the Chloroflexota bacterium genome:
- a CDS encoding SDR family NAD(P)-dependent oxidoreductase encodes MHAYTDTDIAIIGMAGRFPGANNLTTFWDNIQQGIVCITDLELQQLQARGIDPALLDDPAYVKRAPLLLDDIAGFDHSFWGITPNEAALLDPQQRMLLECAWEALEQAGYALKQPQKVGVFVGVGANNYLLQQVLANPSAIERNGDYAVMLANDKDYAPTRISFKLNLLGPSVSVQTACSTSLVATHMAIQSILNGESALALAGGAALRIPQIQGHLYQAGMIHSPDGNCKPFTSEAAGTIGSSGAGMVLLKRALDAAADGDPIWAVIKGSAINNDGAQKVGFTAPSIKGQAHVVAEALALAEVEPSMVGYLETHGTATNLGDPIELAALKKVFGATAAQAWCGLGTLKANIGHLDNAAGVAGLIKTALALHHRQRPPTAYATIPHSDLQQSPFYLNPTASAWDANLYAGVSSFGIGGTNAHVVLAVAEPIAKQAQAESWQLLPISAASVWSLEQQTERLATHLQTNPAQSLADVAYTLQTARQAFAQRSFVVAKSPEQASQALLASPIREFASQPPKVAWLFSGQGSQYAGMAAELYQQAPAFRQAIDLVNRYAQPLLGYDLRQLMFDHASDLTATNIAQPCLFMLEYALAQQWLAWGIQPQALFGHSIGEYVAACIANVLDLPTAVRLVVARGQLMNQLPSGAMLSINASLDQIQPILPVELDLAAINTANLLVVAGEHAAIHAFQQQLTECGIESRILHTSHAFHSRAMQPMLAAFRQHFADVQLQAPTIPILSNVSGTWLTAVQATSVDYWLEQIVNPVQCAACLAQLLADDAWIVQELGPGHTLATFARASQAAQTPLILTSLPHPQAKQADIAVMLQSLGQLWQAGIVVQWQALHQTSGHKVWLPTYAFERQRHWIEAEQAQAPRPSNQVTINTPTWQAQSLATTAIQASTWLVWGSQSSTIERLIEQFATDQQLYSCDQDTFAQQSKQLNPTTSQIVYFSNFSSLSAWSAAADLLTIAKRVRELGLAQVHLHIVSSQSLAIAPHEDLNPHDAALRGVAMVLAQEYPEISSHWLDLDFTHQAWPSMLAQELQSASEPAVALRGFNRFVPQARVASLPANQQGFRVGGCYLITGGNGGLGRQIALQLAEQYQAKIAILSRSLAPESPTANDLQQQIAERGGEALIIQADVAQPKQLAEALALVETHWGQCHGLIHAAGIAGSAAQISCAETTQATWDALMAAKLHGTQNLAMMVRPWKLDWAVVMSSLASDLGGLGFACYASANIAQHAIVHQLNQSSAVPWYCINWDGWQSADEADPQRLSFEQGWAALSAIVQQRGVLNPQVVVGDVAARRQRWLYPQPTVAAPTTTHRPRSANYEAPRSQLEQQLAAIWHDLLGVNELSIHDNFFDLGGHSLLATQVLGRIRQQIQLDLPLQVLFEAPTLQGLAEHIRQQQLSQTLQAQAVGGSEREEIEL; translated from the coding sequence ATGCATGCCTATACCGATACCGATATTGCAATCATTGGGATGGCTGGACGCTTCCCAGGAGCCAACAATCTAACAACGTTTTGGGATAATATCCAACAAGGAATTGTCTGCATTACAGATTTAGAGCTGCAACAACTTCAGGCCAGAGGAATTGACCCAGCCTTGCTTGACGATCCTGCCTACGTCAAACGTGCGCCCTTGCTGCTTGACGATATTGCTGGCTTCGATCATAGCTTTTGGGGGATTACGCCCAACGAGGCCGCCTTGCTTGATCCCCAGCAGCGAATGTTGCTGGAATGTGCCTGGGAAGCCCTTGAACAGGCGGGCTATGCGCTTAAACAGCCGCAAAAAGTTGGGGTTTTTGTGGGAGTCGGCGCAAATAACTATTTGTTGCAACAAGTGCTAGCCAATCCAAGCGCAATCGAGCGCAATGGCGATTATGCGGTGATGCTAGCCAATGACAAAGATTATGCGCCAACCCGAATTTCATTCAAGCTCAATTTGCTAGGGCCGAGTGTCAGCGTGCAAACCGCCTGCTCGACCTCGTTGGTGGCAACCCATATGGCGATTCAGAGCATTCTGAATGGCGAAAGTGCGCTGGCCCTGGCTGGTGGCGCAGCGCTGCGGATTCCCCAAATTCAAGGTCATCTCTATCAAGCTGGCATGATTCACTCGCCTGATGGTAATTGCAAGCCCTTTACCAGTGAGGCGGCTGGCACAATTGGCAGTAGTGGCGCTGGCATGGTGTTGCTCAAACGGGCGCTTGATGCGGCGGCTGATGGCGATCCAATTTGGGCAGTGATCAAGGGGAGCGCAATTAATAATGATGGCGCTCAGAAAGTTGGCTTTACCGCGCCAAGCATCAAGGGTCAGGCCCACGTTGTAGCCGAAGCCTTAGCCTTGGCCGAAGTTGAGCCGAGCATGGTTGGCTACCTTGAAACCCATGGCACAGCGACTAACCTTGGCGATCCCATCGAATTAGCGGCGCTGAAAAAGGTTTTTGGGGCGACTGCCGCGCAAGCATGGTGTGGCTTAGGCACACTCAAAGCCAATATTGGCCATCTCGATAATGCAGCTGGGGTGGCAGGCTTGATCAAAACTGCCTTGGCCCTGCATCATCGCCAACGACCACCAACTGCCTATGCCACCATTCCGCATAGCGATTTGCAACAATCACCATTTTATCTCAACCCGACTGCTAGCGCTTGGGATGCAAATCTTTATGCGGGAGTCAGTTCATTTGGGATTGGCGGTACGAATGCCCATGTGGTGCTGGCGGTAGCCGAACCAATCGCCAAGCAAGCTCAGGCTGAATCATGGCAATTGCTGCCAATTTCGGCGGCCAGCGTTTGGTCGCTGGAGCAGCAAACCGAGCGGTTGGCGACGCATCTGCAAACCAATCCAGCGCAATCGTTGGCTGATGTAGCCTATACCCTGCAAACTGCGCGGCAAGCCTTTGCTCAGCGGAGTTTTGTGGTTGCCAAAAGCCCTGAACAAGCCAGCCAAGCCTTGTTGGCCAGCCCAATCCGTGAGTTTGCCAGCCAACCGCCCAAGGTTGCTTGGCTCTTTTCGGGGCAGGGCAGCCAATATGCCGGGATGGCCGCTGAACTCTATCAGCAAGCGCCCGCTTTTCGCCAAGCAATTGATCTGGTCAATCGTTATGCTCAACCCTTGCTTGGCTACGATCTGCGGCAACTGATGTTCGATCATGCGAGCGATCTGACGGCGACGAACATCGCGCAGCCATGTTTGTTTATGCTGGAATATGCCTTGGCTCAGCAATGGTTGGCGTGGGGCATTCAACCACAGGCCTTGTTTGGCCATAGCATTGGCGAATATGTGGCCGCTTGTATTGCTAATGTGCTGGATTTACCGACTGCTGTGCGCTTGGTGGTGGCGCGTGGCCAGCTAATGAACCAATTACCTAGCGGAGCGATGCTCAGCATTAACGCGAGCCTCGATCAGATTCAGCCAATCTTGCCTGTTGAACTTGATTTGGCTGCGATCAACACCGCTAATCTGTTGGTAGTTGCTGGTGAACATGCAGCGATCCACGCGTTTCAGCAGCAATTGACTGAGTGTGGCATCGAATCACGCATACTGCACACTTCGCATGCTTTTCATTCACGAGCAATGCAGCCGATGTTAGCAGCGTTTCGCCAACACTTCGCCGATGTGCAACTCCAAGCACCGACAATTCCAATCCTCTCGAATGTAAGTGGCACTTGGCTGACTGCGGTCCAAGCAACCAGCGTTGATTATTGGCTTGAACAGATTGTCAACCCAGTGCAGTGTGCTGCTTGTTTGGCCCAGTTGTTGGCCGATGATGCTTGGATTGTGCAGGAGCTTGGGCCTGGGCATACGCTGGCAACTTTTGCCCGTGCCAGTCAAGCTGCTCAAACGCCGTTGATTCTTACTAGTTTGCCGCATCCACAGGCTAAGCAAGCCGATATAGCCGTGATGTTGCAAAGTTTAGGTCAATTGTGGCAAGCAGGGATTGTGGTGCAGTGGCAGGCTCTCCATCAAACATCGGGTCATAAAGTTTGGTTGCCAACCTATGCGTTCGAGCGCCAACGCCATTGGATTGAGGCTGAACAAGCCCAAGCGCCCCGCCCAAGCAATCAAGTAACCATCAATACCCCAACATGGCAGGCTCAAAGCTTAGCAACCACCGCAATCCAAGCTAGCACATGGCTGGTGTGGGGCAGCCAATCAAGCACAATCGAACGACTGATCGAACAATTTGCCACCGATCAACAGCTCTATAGTTGCGATCAAGATACGTTTGCCCAACAGAGCAAACAGCTTAATCCTACAACCAGCCAAATCGTCTATTTCAGCAACTTCAGCAGCCTCTCAGCATGGTCAGCCGCCGCTGATCTGTTGACCATCGCCAAGCGGGTGCGCGAGTTGGGGCTAGCCCAAGTGCATTTGCATATTGTGAGTAGCCAGAGTTTGGCGATTGCTCCGCACGAAGATCTCAACCCGCATGATGCTGCATTACGCGGGGTGGCGATGGTTTTGGCTCAGGAATATCCCGAAATCAGCAGCCATTGGCTTGACCTTGATTTTACCCATCAAGCGTGGCCGAGTATGTTGGCTCAAGAGCTACAAAGTGCCAGCGAGCCAGCGGTGGCGTTGCGTGGTTTCAATCGGTTTGTGCCGCAGGCTAGGGTTGCAAGCTTGCCCGCCAATCAGCAGGGCTTCCGCGTTGGTGGTTGCTATCTGATTACGGGTGGCAACGGCGGGCTGGGTCGCCAAATCGCGCTCCAACTAGCCGAGCAGTATCAGGCCAAGATTGCAATTTTGAGCCGTTCGCTCGCGCCTGAGTCGCCCACTGCCAATGATTTGCAACAGCAGATTGCCGAACGTGGTGGTGAGGCCTTGATTATTCAGGCCGATGTGGCGCAGCCCAAGCAATTGGCCGAAGCTTTAGCGCTGGTCGAAACCCACTGGGGCCAATGTCATGGTTTGATTCACGCGGCAGGAATTGCGGGGAGTGCCGCCCAAATTAGCTGTGCTGAAACCACCCAAGCAACGTGGGATGCGCTGATGGCGGCCAAGCTCCATGGAACCCAAAATCTTGCCATGATGGTGCGGCCTTGGAAACTCGATTGGGCGGTGGTGATGTCGTCGTTAGCCAGCGATTTGGGTGGGCTGGGCTTTGCTTGCTATGCCAGCGCCAACATCGCCCAACATGCGATTGTGCATCAACTCAATCAATCGAGCGCTGTGCCGTGGTATTGCATCAACTGGGATGGTTGGCAGAGCGCCGACGAAGCCGATCCGCAGCGCTTGAGCTTTGAACAAGGCTGGGCTGCGCTAAGTGCGATTGTCCAACAACGCGGCGTACTCAACCCCCAAGTGGTTGTGGGCGATGTTGCTGCTCGTCGTCAGCGCTGGCTCTATCCACAACCGACAGTTGCCGCACCAACGACAACGCATCGTCCACGTTCAGCCAATTATGAGGCACCACGCAGCCAACTCGAACAGCAACTTGCAGCAATTTGGCACGATTTACTTGGTGTGAACGAACTGAGCATTCACGATAATTTCTTCGATTTGGGTGGCCATTCGTTGTTAGCAACCCAAGTGCTTGGCCGAATTCGCCAGCAAATTCAGCTCGATCTACCGCTACAAGTGCTTTTTGAAGCGCCAACCTTACAAGGCCTGGCCGAGCATATTCGGCAGCAACAGCTTAGCCAAACCTTGCAAGCACAGGCAGTTGGCGGTAGCGAGCGTGAGGAGATTGAGTTATGA